From one Cucurbita pepo subsp. pepo cultivar mu-cu-16 chromosome LG17, ASM280686v2, whole genome shotgun sequence genomic stretch:
- the LOC111779124 gene encoding beta-carotene isomerase D27, chloroplastic, giving the protein MKPVALLLHPPATISSAALRFSSKSHLRKRPLNISCFAVQSESTKVEVSSKPEYKPGMLDDFFLNLFRSKMVQEVGWDSEKPGYDGLIEVANRLTMKGKSNSDTIEASVRILIALFPPLLLELYRMLVSPIAGGKVAAIMVARVTAFTCQWLMGTCTVNSIELPDGSSCQSGVFVEKCKYLEESKCIGICLNTCKFPTQSFFKNQMGIPLLMEPNFNDYSCQFKFGVLPPLPEEDSILKEPCLEICPHATRRREVLSKMSATQCPKA; this is encoded by the exons ATGAAGCCAGtggctcttcttcttcatcctccaGCCACCATCTCTTCAGCTGCTCTTCGTTTCTCCTCCAAATCCCACCTTCGAAAGCGTCCCTTAAACATCTCCTGCTTCGCTGTTCAATCTGAATCG ACAAAGGTTGAAGTATCTTCAAAGCCCGAATACAAGCCTGGAATGCTCGACGATTTCTTCCTCAACCTCTTCCGAAGCAAAATGGTTCAG GAAGTCGGCTGGGATTCTGAAAAACCTGGATATGATGGACTAATCGAAGTCGCTAACAGGCTCACGATGAAGGGCAAATCCAATTCCGATACCATAGAAGCGTcg GTTCGAATTTTAATAGCTTTGTTTCCTCCTCTTCTATTGGAACTTTATCGGATGCTGGTATCACCTATAGCTGGTGGCAAAGTGGCTGCGATTATGGTCG CAAGGGTGACTGCGTTTACTTGTCAATGGCTAATGGGAACTTGTACTGTAAATTCAATTGAATTACCTGATGGATCGTCTTGCCAAAGTGGG GTTTTCGTTGAAAAATGCAAGTACTTAGAAGAAAGTAAATGCATAGGAATTTGTCTCAACACTTGCAAGTTTCCTACTCAG AGCTTCTTCAAGAACCAGATGGGAATTCCTCTATTAATGGAGCCAAACTTCAATGACTATAGTTGTCAG TTCAAATTTGGTGTTCTTCCTCCTCTGCCTGAAGAAGACAGCATACTGAAAGAGCCTTGCTTGGAGATATGTCCTCATGCcacaagaagaagagaagttTTGAGTAAGATGAGTGCAACGCAGTGCCCTAAAGCATAG
- the LOC111779121 gene encoding uncharacterized protein LOC111779121, with amino-acid sequence MEEFGTSGIYGNSTMRRKRSRTSRRPRLESQQFTEGLDPSPSSSTPPSDDAVKLSSDENGGGDGGSRRKELSLNQCVSRGSSASGAENEHFLKRSKKDGSYNSYYRSEPGRNASDNKRSSEGVLAPANWRSTSKGSDGIESESSSIDPYGGRYGGESSSSGQKGLYVEGVGNDNKVKKVKLKVGGVTRTIQATSPPNGSSKGSSSKSSQPSDIHRQQHKNNVLETFNGNHSPSERKGGLHGVPWRDFSRGGFGLEKEESLTGKTSGRNSSGKHGAESLRKSKRASKKRVLDGDFDDDDDDEIRYLEKLKTSRASVGYHDDGEGPSKKQRKLSSISSMENYGALKHDKDGKKARTEMGSDDKDYEEEEESASDGVVEANHKKQRKESIDTLMDGKREMTLTTRQRALQSSKDASSTRGATLIEFPNGLPPAPPRKQKEKLTDVEQQLKKVEAAQRRRMQVEKAARESEAEAIRKILGQDSSRKKREDKKKKRQEELAQEKAANAQKLLSNTIRWVMGPSGTVVTFPNDMGLPSIFDSRPCSYPPRRENCAGPSCSNPYKYRDSKSNLPLCSLVCYKAVQEQLTESRC; translated from the exons ATGGAAGAGTTCGGGACTTCGGGGATTTATGGAAACTCTACCATGAGGAGGAAAAGGAGTCGAACTTCTCGTAGACCTCGACTCGAGTCACAGCAATTTACTGAAGGTCTTGATCCTTCACCTTCATCGTCAACTCCGCCTTCTGATGATGCAGTCAAGTTATCTAGTGATGAGAATGGTGGAGGTGATGGTGGTTCTAGGAGAAAAGAATTAAGTCTCAATCAATGTGTATCTAGAGGCTCATCTGCTAGCGGGGCCGAAAACGaacattttcttaaaagaagcaaaaaggaTGGAAGTTATAATTCATATTACCGTAGCGAACCTGGACGGAATGCTAGTGATAATAAACGCAGCAGTGAAGGTGTCCTTGCCCCTGCTAATTGGAGAAGCACGAGCAAGGGATCAGATGGTATTGAATCGGAGTCGAGCAGCATTGATCCATATGGTGGAAGGTATGGTGGTGAAAGTTCAAGTTCTGGACAGAAAGGACTTTACGTTGAAGGAGTAGGAAACGATAATAAGGTCAAGAAGGTTAAGCTTAAGGTTGGCGGGGTCACTCGCACTATTCAAGCCACTTCCCCTCCCAACGGCTCATCTAAAGGAAGTTCTTCAAAGAGCTCTCAACCTTCAGATATTCATAGGCAGCAACACAAGAACAATGTTCTG GAAACCTTTAATGGAAATCATTCCCCTTCGGAAAGAAAAGGCGGATTGCACGGAGTTCCATGGAGGGACTTCTCTAGAGGTGGTTTTGGTCTTGAAAAGGAGGAGTCTTTGACAGGGAAGACGTCGGGGAGGAATTCTTCTGGGAAGCATGGAGCAGAGTCGCTTCGGAAGAGTAAAAGAGCCTCGAAGAAGCGTGTTCTTGATGGAGATttcgatgatgatgatgatgatgagataCGGTATTTGGAGAAGCTCAAAACTTCAAGAGCTTCCGTAGGATACCATGATGATGGTGAAGGACCGAGCAAGAAGCAGCGGAAACTTTCTAGCATTTCTAGCATGGAGAATTATGGTGCACTGAAGCATGACAAAGATGGGAAGAAGGCTAGAACAGAAATGGGGTCTGATGACAAAGATtacgaggaagaagaagaatcagcaTCTGATGGCGTCGTTGAAGCTAACCATAAGAAGCAGAGGAAGGAATCCATCGACACGTTGATGGATGGTAAGCGAGAAATGACTCTCACCACTCGTCAAAGAGCTCTTCAATCTAGCAAAGATGCATCATCGACTCGAGGTGCTACTTTGATCGAGTTCCCAAATGGATTACCGCCCGCTCCACCCAGAA AGCAAAAAGAGAAGCTTACCGACGTGGAACAGCAACTTAAGAAGGTGGAAGCTGCGCAAAGACGGAGAATGCAAGTCGAGAAGGCTGCTAGGGAATCCGAG GCGGAGGCAATTAGAAAGATACTCGGTCAAGATTCAAGCCGAAAGAAGCGGgaagataaaaagaagaaacgcCAGGAAGAATTAGCTCAG GAGAAGGCTGCAAATGCTCAGAAGCTATTATCAAACACCATCAGATGGGTCATGGGTCCTTCTGGTACGGTGGTGACGTTTCCGAATGATATGGGTCTTCCGAGCATATTTGATTCTCGACCATGCAg CTATCCTCCTCGGCGGGAAAACTGTGCAGGGCCATCGTGTTCGAATCCATACAAGTATCGGGATTCAAAGTCGAACCTCCCTCTTTGCAGTCTCGTGTGTTACAAAGCAGTTCAAGAGCAGTTGACAGAAAGTAGGTGCTAG
- the LOC111779125 gene encoding peptidyl-prolyl cis-trans isomerase CYP21-4, with protein sequence MARIKPQTLLQQSKKKKGPSRISLTTIVTCSLIIALFVFFLHTTYRHWSHRSNLQSENVYSGSETENAVFDAKKTDLPGYAVFSTSKGSIVVELYKESAPEVVDEFIDLCQKNHFNEMLFQHVVKHYSIQVGNNQDLGVAEDWILGGKHHSQPDASLKHDAFLVGTPRGKSKNKGFEIFITTAPIPDLSEKLIIFGRVIQGEHVVQEIEEVDTDEHFRPKSTIKINNIALRMKI encoded by the exons ATGGCAAGGATCAAGCCACAAACTTTGCTTCAACAgagcaaaaagaagaaagggcCTTCGCGGATTAGTCTTACCACAATTGTCACATGCAGCTTGATTATCgctttgtttgtgtttttccTGCATACCACATATAGACATTGGTCTCATAG GTCCAATTTACAATCAGAGAATGTTTATTCAGGTTCTGAG ACTGAAAATGCTGTGTTCGATGCGAAAAAAACAGATCTACCTGGATATGCT GTTTTCAGTACTTCAAAGGGCTCAATTGTTGTGGAGCTTTACAAAGAAAGTGCCCCTGAAGTTGTTGatgaatttattgatttatg TCAAAAGAATCATTTCAATGAAATGCTGTTTCAACATGTGGTGAAACATTATTCAATTCAAGTGGGCAACAACCAAGATCTTGGGGTTGCAGAAGATTGGATTCTGGGAGGAAAGCATCACAGTCAACCTGATGCAAG TTTGAAACATGATGCCTTTTTAGTTGGGACTCCAAGGGGGAAATCTAAGAACAAAGGATTTGAGATTTTCATTACAACTGCACCAATTCCAGATCTTAGTGAGAAGCTGATCATCTTTGGGCGAGTAATCCAGGGAGAACACGTTGTACAG GAGATTGAAGAGGTGGACACCGATGAGCATTTTCGACCCAAATctacaattaaaataaacaacatTGCCCTGagaatgaaaatatga